A genomic segment from Saprospiraceae bacterium encodes:
- a CDS encoding dihydrodipicolinate synthase family protein has protein sequence MVNWKGVYPALTTKFDAKGDLDLDQFEINLNAQIEAGIDGIILGGSLGEASTLLLEEKMELLHKAKSITKEIPVIINVAESSLKRAIQVAQTAEENGADGLMALPPMMYKSTDRETANWFTNIANSTDLPIMIYNNPVDYKIEVTLAIMEQLLKLPNIKAIKESTRDVSNISRLKSTFGDNLKVSCGVDTLALESLLMGADGWVAGLVCAFPRETVAIYRLALAGKIDQAVAIHRWFLPILELDINPQLVQNIKLAEVMTGIGTEHVRAPRMPLEGKERERVINILETGLATRPQLPDYLHLGTAKA, from the coding sequence ATGGTGAACTGGAAAGGGGTTTATCCCGCACTGACAACAAAATTTGACGCAAAGGGTGATTTAGACCTCGATCAATTTGAAATTAACCTAAATGCTCAAATCGAAGCAGGCATTGATGGTATCATCCTGGGGGGCTCCCTTGGCGAAGCTAGTACGCTGTTGCTGGAAGAAAAAATGGAACTCTTGCATAAAGCTAAAAGCATCACCAAAGAGATACCTGTCATTATCAATGTAGCGGAAAGCTCCCTAAAAAGAGCGATCCAGGTGGCACAAACTGCGGAGGAAAACGGCGCAGATGGCTTAATGGCGCTTCCTCCGATGATGTATAAATCAACGGATAGAGAAACTGCCAATTGGTTCACTAATATTGCCAATTCAACAGATTTACCTATTATGATCTACAATAACCCTGTGGATTATAAGATTGAGGTGACCCTGGCTATCATGGAGCAGTTGTTGAAACTTCCAAATATCAAAGCGATTAAGGAAAGTACACGAGACGTTTCTAATATCAGTCGTTTAAAATCTACCTTTGGCGATAATTTAAAAGTTAGCTGTGGTGTCGATACGCTTGCCCTCGAATCCCTATTAATGGGTGCTGATGGTTGGGTGGCCGGCTTGGTCTGCGCCTTCCCACGCGAAACGGTAGCTATTTATCGCCTCGCCTTGGCGGGCAAAATAGACCAGGCGGTAGCCATTCACCGTTGGTTTTTACCTATTTTGGAACTAGATATTAATCCACAATTGGTCCAAAACATTAAATTGGCAGAAGTGATGACGGGGATTGGTACGGAGCATGTCAGGGCGCCAAGAATGCCATTGGAAGGCAAGGAACGCGAGCGCGTCATTAATATCCTGGAAACAGGCCTGGCTACTCGCCCCCAACTTCCCGATTATTTACATTTAGGAACTGCAAAGGCATGA
- a CDS encoding ATP-binding protein, with protein sequence MEHSIRNKCFIFGFILCVFCCLPGNLFPQTAKLDRLRIEFQNIKGAKDSIWVDLCNSLSWEYHTINLDSAVYFAKEAQKQAENIGYKVGMARAYNLLGLVASLRNDEDSQERWNNMGLPLAEMSEDSFVKAVIYNDLANIYASRNENAKALNFYHNALRYTTKNDDVGTIITVGNIALLHSSMGNFDLAKSYLDQNIQKIANTKDPYVKCVAYLSKADYYYAIQALDSTILYCQKAFDIAKKTENFLIEVQCLNFLAKASKDQGHYEHSYEYLEQAIKLSDQKGYKYLNSDITYSLGKLYLAEKDFDNVIRLMNSAIEKLDPSSSNHLNYLKDYYGLLAIAYAGMEHYNDAYFFQTKEEEIKDSLYTLAQGQKVTELEIQYELEKKEIENSLLRSRQIHDSMRVKYHRTLNWAMFIFLSLTFVIVCLVWVSLKQKQRFAEQLQIEVSQKTADLQLKNEELEGFAHIVSHDLKEPLRNIISFVNLIERRFEDLNKEELATYFSFIKKSSNQLYNLVEDVLQFSKLGKVTTAFSLIDTAKIIKEAEKVLQPKIEEKNANITTQGIQPIHCSEAMLFLIFKNLLDNGITYNRSETPQVNISYELKNSQHCFMLSDNGIGIPAEFKEKVFKMFFRLHNRNEFEGTGLGLAIVKKLVDQLKGEIYLESEKSGTTFFIKLPIQDEATTI encoded by the coding sequence ATGGAGCATAGCATTCGAAATAAATGTTTCATTTTTGGTTTTATTTTGTGTGTCTTTTGCTGCTTACCAGGAAATTTATTTCCACAAACAGCCAAATTAGACCGCCTTCGTATAGAATTTCAAAATATAAAGGGGGCAAAGGATTCTATCTGGGTAGATCTCTGTAATAGTTTAAGTTGGGAATACCATACTATTAACCTGGATTCTGCTGTGTATTTTGCCAAGGAAGCACAAAAACAAGCAGAAAATATAGGTTATAAAGTAGGAATGGCCAGGGCTTACAACCTATTAGGATTAGTAGCTAGCTTAAGAAATGATGAAGACAGCCAGGAAAGGTGGAATAATATGGGCTTGCCATTGGCGGAAATGTCGGAAGATAGTTTTGTCAAGGCTGTAATCTATAATGATTTAGCCAATATTTATGCTTCGAGAAATGAAAATGCCAAAGCCTTAAATTTTTACCATAACGCGCTTCGGTACACTACAAAAAATGATGATGTTGGAACCATTATTACAGTTGGCAATATTGCTCTCCTGCATTCAAGTATGGGTAATTTTGACCTTGCCAAAAGTTATTTGGACCAAAATATTCAAAAAATTGCAAATACAAAGGACCCTTACGTAAAATGTGTGGCTTACCTGAGCAAGGCCGATTATTATTATGCGATCCAGGCCTTAGATTCGACCATTTTGTATTGCCAAAAGGCCTTTGATATTGCCAAAAAAACGGAAAACTTTCTCATCGAAGTACAATGCCTTAATTTCCTAGCCAAAGCATCTAAAGACCAAGGCCATTATGAACATTCTTATGAATACCTTGAGCAAGCCATAAAATTATCTGACCAAAAAGGCTACAAATATTTAAATTCCGATATAACTTATTCATTAGGCAAGCTTTATTTAGCCGAAAAAGATTTTGACAATGTCATCCGTTTAATGAATTCAGCCATTGAAAAACTGGACCCTAGTTCTAGTAATCATCTAAATTATTTGAAAGACTATTATGGTTTATTAGCGATAGCATATGCGGGTATGGAGCATTACAATGATGCCTATTTTTTTCAAACCAAGGAAGAAGAAATAAAGGACAGCCTTTATACCCTTGCCCAAGGGCAAAAAGTGACTGAGCTAGAAATTCAATATGAGTTAGAAAAGAAAGAGATAGAAAATAGTCTTTTACGATCTCGACAAATCCATGATAGTATGAGGGTAAAATACCATAGAACACTCAATTGGGCCATGTTCATCTTTTTATCCTTGACCTTTGTAATCGTTTGCTTGGTTTGGGTTTCCTTAAAACAAAAACAAAGATTTGCCGAACAGCTACAAATTGAGGTAAGTCAGAAAACAGCAGATCTACAATTAAAAAATGAAGAATTAGAAGGTTTTGCTCACATTGTTTCTCATGATCTGAAGGAACCACTTCGCAATATCATCAGTTTTGTCAATCTTATTGAAAGGCGATTCGAAGACCTGAACAAAGAAGAATTGGCAACCTATTTTTCGTTCATTAAAAAGAGCTCCAACCAATTATATAATTTGGTAGAAGATGTTTTGCAGTTTTCCAAATTAGGAAAAGTCACCACGGCCTTTTCGCTGATAGATACGGCTAAGATAATTAAGGAGGCAGAAAAGGTGCTTCAACCTAAAATTGAAGAGAAAAATGCAAATATAACAACCCAGGGTATACAACCTATTCATTGTTCAGAAGCCATGTTATTCCTTATTTTTAAAAACCTTTTAGACAATGGAATTACCTATAATCGCAGCGAAACACCACAGGTGAATATTAGCTATGAATTAAAAAATAGCCAGCACTGTTTTATGCTAAGTGATAATGGAATAGGCATTCCAGCGGAATTTAAGGAAAAAGTATTTAAAATGTTTTTTCGTTTGCACAATCGAAACGAATTTGAAGGAACGGGCTTAGGATTAGCCATTGTCAAAAAATTAGTTGACCAATTAAAAGGAGAAATATACCTTGAAAGCGAGAAATCAGGCACTACTTTTTTTATAAAGCTCCCCATCCAGGATGAAGCCACTACCATTTAA
- a CDS encoding GDSL-type esterase/lipase family protein, whose translation MYKLSLITPLLVFFFVGLFVAASAQQQGPERWEETIQQFEKADKTTPVEQGLALFVGSSSITMWKDIANYFPEHKVLNRGFGGSNFTDLLYYAERIIFPYKPAKVFVYEGDNDVAMGKDNKTTLQEAKKLRKMIAKALGKNIPVIFISPKPSVARWNLKDQYLELNASLKKYADKKKFTEYADVWTPAIGPDGKVFPHIFLQDNLHMNADGYKIWQKVIAPFLQ comes from the coding sequence ATGTATAAGTTGAGTTTAATTACCCCCCTTTTGGTTTTCTTCTTTGTAGGCCTGTTTGTAGCTGCCAGTGCCCAACAGCAAGGACCTGAAAGGTGGGAAGAAACCATTCAGCAATTTGAAAAAGCAGATAAAACGACGCCCGTTGAGCAGGGCCTTGCCCTTTTTGTAGGTAGCTCTTCTATTACCATGTGGAAAGATATTGCTAATTATTTTCCTGAACATAAAGTACTCAACCGTGGCTTCGGTGGCTCTAATTTTACTGATTTATTATATTATGCCGAACGAATTATCTTTCCTTATAAACCCGCTAAGGTTTTTGTTTATGAAGGGGACAATGATGTAGCCATGGGCAAAGATAATAAGACCACGCTCCAGGAAGCCAAAAAACTTCGCAAAATGATTGCTAAAGCACTTGGCAAAAACATTCCTGTTATCTTTATTTCTCCAAAACCAAGTGTAGCCAGATGGAACCTAAAAGACCAATACCTAGAACTAAATGCCAGTTTGAAAAAATATGCGGATAAGAAAAAATTCACAGAATATGCAGATGTTTGGACACCAGCTATTGGCCCAGATGGAAAAGTGTTTCCTCATATTTTCCTTCAGGACAATCTGCATATGAATGCAGATGGCTATAAAATCTGGCAAAAGGTAATAGCCCCTTTTCTCCAATAA
- a CDS encoding trimeric intracellular cation channel family protein, whose translation MDIVYFFDLAGTFVFAISGALTAIERKFDIFGATVIAFVTALGGGTIRDILIGRLPVGWMLNTHYLLIIGLGILASYLFGRGVHKLRRTLFLFDTIGIGLYTILGMEKTLSLGLSAPIAIIMGTVSAVFGGVLRDVLCNEVPLIFRKEVYATACIAGGVLYLSLTECQIGRDIAMLITVFFIIILRILAVKFKWNLSG comes from the coding sequence ATGGATATTGTCTATTTTTTCGATTTGGCGGGGACTTTTGTTTTTGCCATTAGCGGTGCCCTCACTGCCATCGAACGCAAGTTTGATATCTTTGGTGCTACGGTCATTGCCTTTGTGACGGCACTAGGTGGAGGTACTATTCGGGATATCCTAATAGGGAGATTACCCGTTGGATGGATGCTGAATACCCATTACCTCCTCATCATTGGACTTGGCATCCTTGCCAGTTATCTTTTTGGTCGAGGCGTTCACAAATTACGTCGAACCCTTTTCCTATTCGACACCATTGGTATTGGCCTTTATACCATTCTCGGCATGGAAAAGACCTTGTCTCTCGGGTTGAGCGCCCCAATTGCTATCATTATGGGCACAGTTTCTGCTGTATTTGGAGGAGTATTGAGAGATGTGCTTTGCAATGAAGTTCCGCTTATTTTTCGAAAAGAAGTTTATGCCACTGCCTGCATTGCTGGTGGAGTCCTTTATTTGAGCTTAACGGAATGCCAAATTGGACGGGATATAGCCATGTTAATAACCGTCTTTTTTATTATAATCCTTCGCATTTTAGCCGTTAAATTTAAGTGGAATTTATCGGGTTAG
- a CDS encoding FAD-dependent oxidoreductase: MNIHIIGGGVIGFCAAYYLRKQGYEVTLIDKGDFSEGCSFGNAGMVVPSHFIPMATPGVIAKGLKWMFNSSSPFYIRPRVNTALIQWLWEFYKACDPKKVEQAMPVLRDLNEGSKLLYRSLSEELELSFDFEQKGLIMLYRTAKGEKEEIATAEIAAQLGVSAQLLSASQVQELEQGTRLESRGGIYYPGDAHLSPHTFMKVMKNRLKEMGVDFLAHTPIIAWETTKDNITHLIKANNEKIPVDQVVLATGSWSEKLLKKLSINMLIQDGKGYSITLPEPAHRPNIPSILSEDKVAITPMGKDLRFGGTLELGGMRERVNNKRVQGILSALPQYYPELSLPNPKDLNVWLGFRPCSPDGLPYIGRTQKFPNLIVASGHAMMGMSLGPITGKMVAEIVQQKATSVDNTLLLPERYA; the protein is encoded by the coding sequence ATGAATATACACATCATCGGCGGTGGTGTAATCGGTTTTTGTGCAGCTTATTACCTGCGCAAGCAAGGCTATGAGGTTACCTTGATTGACAAAGGAGATTTCTCGGAGGGCTGCTCCTTTGGCAATGCGGGCATGGTTGTACCCAGCCATTTTATCCCTATGGCCACTCCAGGTGTCATTGCCAAGGGCTTAAAGTGGATGTTCAATTCCAGTAGTCCTTTTTATATCCGGCCTCGGGTGAATACTGCACTCATTCAGTGGTTATGGGAATTTTACAAAGCCTGCGATCCCAAAAAGGTGGAACAAGCGATGCCCGTCTTAAGAGACCTAAATGAAGGCAGCAAATTGCTTTATCGGTCTTTAAGTGAAGAATTGGAGCTAAGCTTTGATTTTGAGCAAAAGGGTTTAATCATGCTCTATCGGACGGCCAAAGGAGAAAAAGAGGAAATAGCCACCGCTGAAATAGCCGCCCAGCTAGGGGTGTCGGCTCAGTTGCTTTCGGCAAGTCAAGTCCAGGAATTGGAGCAGGGAACCCGTTTGGAGAGCCGTGGGGGCATTTATTATCCAGGAGACGCCCACTTGTCGCCTCACACTTTTATGAAAGTGATGAAGAATCGACTGAAAGAAATGGGCGTTGATTTTTTAGCACACACCCCTATCATTGCCTGGGAAACGACCAAAGACAACATCACGCACCTTATCAAGGCAAATAACGAAAAGATACCCGTCGACCAGGTAGTATTAGCAACGGGATCTTGGTCTGAAAAATTACTTAAAAAACTGAGTATCAATATGCTGATTCAGGATGGTAAAGGGTATTCCATTACTTTGCCTGAGCCAGCCCATAGGCCCAATATTCCTTCCATCTTAAGTGAAGACAAGGTAGCAATTACCCCGATGGGTAAAGATTTGCGATTCGGAGGGACGTTAGAATTGGGGGGAATGAGGGAGCGGGTGAATAACAAACGAGTCCAAGGGATTCTTTCTGCCCTACCCCAATATTACCCTGAACTTTCCCTTCCCAACCCTAAGGATCTAAATGTCTGGCTAGGATTTAGGCCATGTTCGCCCGATGGCCTTCCCTATATTGGTCGCACCCAAAAATTTCCAAACCTCATTGTGGCCAGTGGCCATGCTATGATGGGCATGAGTTTGGGGCCTATCACCGGGAAAATGGTGGCTGAAATTGTTCAACAGAAAGCGACGAGTGTGGACAATACCTTACTTTTGCCGGAAAGATACGCATAA
- a CDS encoding 4-hydroxyproline epimerase → MRKTFFCIDAHTCGNPVRLVAGGGPTLVGANMGEKRLHFLKEFDWIRTGLMFEPRGHDMMSGSILYPPSDPENDVAVLFIETSGCLPMCGHGTIGTVTIMIEEGLVQPKEAGKLRLETPAGLVLVSYTQEQKKVKDVKLQNVPSFLYKTQIPVECPQLGTLLVDVAYGGNFYAIVDLQENYKGIDAYSPGDLIQWSPVIRKRLNQSGTFVHPLDDKIKGLSHILWTGATKSPAAHGRNAVFYGEKAIDRSPCGTGTSARMAQWFGKGLLKAGDQFIHESIIGSQFIGKVEGLSQCGPYPAIIPSIQGWARITGYNQIIIDDEDDPYAHGFQVI, encoded by the coding sequence ATGAGGAAAACCTTTTTCTGTATAGATGCTCATACTTGTGGCAACCCTGTCCGCTTAGTCGCAGGTGGTGGCCCTACCCTGGTGGGAGCAAACATGGGGGAAAAACGGTTACATTTTTTAAAGGAATTCGATTGGATCCGTACCGGGCTAATGTTTGAACCAAGGGGGCACGACATGATGTCGGGCAGCATCCTTTATCCACCTAGCGATCCCGAAAATGATGTAGCCGTCTTATTTATTGAGACCAGTGGTTGCCTGCCGATGTGCGGCCATGGTACCATTGGTACCGTAACCATCATGATAGAAGAAGGCTTGGTTCAACCCAAGGAAGCAGGAAAACTCCGCCTGGAAACACCTGCGGGCCTGGTCTTGGTCTCTTATACCCAGGAACAAAAGAAGGTTAAAGATGTTAAGCTTCAGAATGTTCCCTCTTTCTTATACAAAACACAAATCCCCGTTGAATGCCCCCAACTCGGTACCCTGCTGGTTGATGTTGCCTACGGTGGTAATTTTTATGCCATCGTCGATTTACAAGAAAATTACAAAGGCATAGATGCTTACAGTCCAGGAGACCTTATTCAATGGAGTCCCGTGATCCGTAAACGCCTAAATCAAAGTGGCACTTTCGTCCATCCTTTGGATGACAAAATAAAAGGGCTCAGCCACATCTTATGGACGGGCGCCACCAAGTCGCCAGCGGCGCATGGCCGAAATGCCGTTTTTTATGGCGAAAAGGCCATCGATCGATCCCCTTGTGGAACAGGAACCTCTGCTCGAATGGCGCAATGGTTTGGCAAAGGCCTCTTAAAAGCAGGCGATCAATTTATTCATGAAAGTATTATTGGTAGTCAATTTATAGGTAAAGTAGAGGGGTTGAGCCAGTGTGGCCCCTACCCTGCCATTATTCCTAGCATCCAAGGTTGGGCCAGGATCACTGGCTATAATCAAATTATTATAGATGACGAAGATGACCCATATGCGCATGGTTTCCAAGTGATTTAA
- a CDS encoding AraC family transcriptional regulator: MKPLPFKVPKSSSHSLRIQVDKQAYFYDRLHYHPEWQITLILRSEGTLFIGDGIHRFGVGDIFMIGSNLPHLFKNDALYYGENSPGAHSISLFFDEDSFGKGFFDLPELKEIKVMLGQANKGIYFSGIGDALAQNLIQGLEREKGFPLLLRFYALLALLGQEKEVHFLSTISYAKAQAESAGKRMDDVLQFIFKHYDRTITIDEAAQAANLSVPAFSRYFKLHTRKTFISYLNEVRIHAACKLLVDKEYPIGQVAFMVGFNNLSNFNRQFKRIMGLAPMAYQQLSLTR; the protein is encoded by the coding sequence ATGAAGCCACTACCATTTAAAGTTCCAAAGTCAAGTAGCCATTCTTTGCGGATTCAGGTAGACAAGCAAGCGTATTTTTATGATCGCCTGCACTATCATCCGGAATGGCAAATTACTTTAATTCTTCGCAGCGAAGGAACACTTTTTATCGGTGACGGTATCCACCGGTTTGGAGTTGGTGATATTTTTATGATTGGTTCCAATTTGCCTCACCTTTTCAAAAATGATGCCCTGTATTATGGTGAAAACAGTCCAGGCGCACATTCCATTTCACTTTTTTTTGATGAAGACTCCTTTGGCAAAGGTTTTTTTGACCTTCCAGAATTAAAAGAGATTAAGGTAATGCTAGGACAAGCCAATAAGGGGATTTATTTTAGTGGCATTGGAGATGCATTGGCTCAAAACCTGATTCAAGGCTTAGAAAGGGAAAAGGGTTTCCCCTTGTTATTGCGTTTTTATGCTTTGTTAGCGCTTTTGGGCCAAGAAAAAGAAGTCCATTTTTTATCTACCATTTCTTATGCAAAGGCGCAGGCAGAATCGGCCGGAAAACGAATGGATGATGTTTTGCAATTCATTTTCAAACACTATGATCGGACCATTACCATCGACGAGGCCGCACAGGCCGCCAACCTCAGTGTGCCTGCCTTTTCGCGCTATTTTAAGTTACATACCCGGAAGACCTTTATTTCCTATTTGAATGAGGTGCGAATCCATGCGGCCTGTAAACTGCTGGTGGACAAAGAATATCCTATAGGGCAAGTGGCATTTATGGTTGGGTTTAATAACTTATCCAATTTTAATCGGCAGTTTAAAAGGATCATGGGACTGGCTCCGATGGCTTATCAGCAGCTATCCCTAACCCGATAA
- a CDS encoding triple tyrosine motif-containing protein, producing the protein MKASLILVLFPAFTQARNPNIGYPFIENYPTATYQAGVQNWSIQQHQNAYLLFANNNGLLQYDGSSWTCFPLKNKTIARSLLVKEDKIYIGGQNEFGFFQPDETGLLTYHSLLELIPEKDRNFEDVWKIVEQADGNLLFFASNKLFQLKGNEISVVSAKYKINFLGKANDRIFVQTEEGIAEFKKNTFFPFRKVSKLKDFIITSTIPLDDQKVLFTTLKNGIFTLDQDEIKPWNTPFNDFLKSNRIYCATVNMEGHLILGTTLAGVLILDKTGELIVHLSKKTGLQKNNILSVFIDKSNNLWLGLDNGIDYAQTNGPYAQVIPDGDLEGTAYASIIYKDFVYFGTSSGLYYVKKDAAPRLFNDSPFQLVEGTQGQVWGLQVIADQLLLGHHEGAFVIEQIGEKQTIKRLSNAFGVWKFLPLQQHPGFMLAGTYEGLELYQKKDGLWTFVRKFEALMESCRFLEEDEQGDIWVAHPYRGIYKVKLNPEMNDLSVRLYGEQDGLSSNNLNNVFHINKEILFTSETGIFTYNATTDRFEPHYEMQDLLKEEPRILRLFEDTKGNILFVGSNNTGLLILEDKGISKSFEKRFFPELTQQLVRGFEFIYPFDDHHIVVGAEKGFIQFDPFPKMHGDHSIAVSIRSINSISERDSAVLSGQYGSATLEAQTPFHHRQDAFRFTFTAPYYQIYKGIVYQCFLEGFDNAWSSWSNKGEKEYTNLKAGNYTFKVKAKNRQGQISPIASYSFTIKPPWYYARIAKIIYALLLFSFLSGLILVPRSRFKRKTADLVSEQLKKEAAHQKTVAQTEQQIIALKNKNLQAEINYKNKELASITMHWVQRSEMINQLKSQLEKLGKSANEPNIVKEINRLIRLLSKDEDLDKDWDQFAHHFDQVHSNFLKSLKTRFPQLTSNDQKLCAYLRMNLSTKEIAPLMNISIRGVEVGRYRLRKKLNLDSGVDLNQFMMEI; encoded by the coding sequence ATGAAAGCAAGTCTGATCCTTGTTTTGTTCCCTGCTTTTACCCAAGCAAGGAATCCCAATATAGGTTATCCTTTTATTGAAAATTATCCCACTGCTACTTACCAGGCAGGGGTGCAGAACTGGAGTATCCAACAACATCAAAATGCCTATTTGCTTTTTGCTAACAACAATGGACTTTTGCAATATGATGGTAGTAGCTGGACTTGTTTTCCGTTAAAAAACAAAACCATCGCCCGCTCTCTTTTGGTTAAGGAAGATAAAATTTACATCGGTGGCCAAAATGAATTCGGTTTCTTCCAACCGGATGAGACGGGCTTACTTACCTACCATTCTTTACTTGAGCTTATTCCTGAAAAAGACAGAAATTTCGAAGATGTATGGAAGATTGTTGAACAAGCCGATGGAAACTTGCTGTTTTTTGCTTCAAACAAACTTTTTCAATTGAAGGGGAATGAAATAAGCGTTGTTTCGGCGAAGTATAAAATTAATTTTCTGGGAAAAGCCAATGACAGGATTTTCGTGCAAACGGAAGAAGGTATAGCTGAATTCAAAAAAAATACTTTTTTCCCATTTCGAAAAGTTAGTAAGCTCAAAGACTTCATTATTACTTCAACTATTCCGCTGGATGACCAAAAAGTGCTATTCACCACCCTCAAAAACGGCATATTTACCCTGGACCAAGATGAAATAAAACCTTGGAATACGCCATTCAATGACTTCCTCAAAAGCAATCGAATCTACTGCGCTACAGTCAATATGGAAGGCCATTTGATTTTGGGTACAACTTTGGCAGGCGTACTGATCTTAGATAAAACAGGTGAACTGATCGTCCATCTAAGTAAAAAGACTGGCTTACAGAAAAATAATATTCTTAGCGTTTTTATTGACAAAAGCAATAACCTTTGGCTCGGTCTTGACAATGGAATAGATTATGCCCAAACCAATGGCCCCTATGCGCAAGTCATACCAGATGGTGACCTGGAGGGCACTGCCTATGCTAGTATTATTTATAAAGATTTCGTCTACTTCGGTACCTCTTCCGGCTTATACTATGTCAAAAAAGATGCAGCCCCCCGCTTATTTAATGACTCCCCATTTCAGTTGGTAGAAGGAACCCAAGGACAGGTGTGGGGGCTACAGGTTATAGCGGATCAACTCCTTCTAGGTCATCATGAAGGTGCTTTTGTCATTGAACAAATCGGCGAAAAACAAACCATAAAAAGACTTTCGAACGCCTTTGGTGTTTGGAAATTCCTCCCTTTGCAGCAACACCCAGGTTTTATGTTGGCTGGTACTTATGAGGGGCTTGAACTTTATCAAAAAAAGGATGGCCTTTGGACATTTGTCCGAAAATTTGAAGCATTAATGGAGTCTTGTCGTTTCCTGGAGGAAGATGAGCAGGGTGATATTTGGGTAGCTCACCCTTATCGTGGCATTTACAAGGTTAAGTTGAACCCTGAAATGAATGACCTATCAGTTAGACTATACGGGGAGCAGGATGGTCTTAGTAGTAACAACCTCAATAACGTCTTTCACATCAATAAAGAAATCCTGTTCACTAGTGAGACTGGCATTTTTACCTATAACGCAACGACAGACCGATTTGAACCCCATTATGAAATGCAAGACCTCTTAAAAGAAGAACCGCGGATTCTTCGGCTTTTTGAAGATACCAAGGGGAATATCCTTTTTGTAGGATCCAATAATACGGGTTTATTGATACTGGAAGACAAAGGAATCAGCAAATCCTTCGAAAAGCGATTTTTTCCGGAATTGACTCAACAATTAGTGCGAGGTTTCGAATTTATTTACCCTTTTGATGACCACCATATAGTGGTGGGTGCAGAAAAGGGCTTCATTCAATTTGATCCATTCCCCAAAATGCATGGCGATCATTCTATAGCTGTCTCCATTCGTTCCATCAATAGTATTTCGGAAAGGGATAGTGCCGTCTTGTCAGGACAATATGGAAGCGCTACCTTAGAAGCACAGACTCCATTTCATCATCGCCAAGATGCTTTCAGGTTTACCTTCACGGCTCCCTATTATCAAATATATAAAGGAATTGTTTATCAGTGTTTCCTGGAAGGATTCGACAATGCCTGGTCTTCATGGAGTAACAAGGGCGAAAAAGAATATACCAACTTAAAAGCAGGTAATTATACCTTTAAAGTTAAGGCGAAAAACCGCCAAGGGCAAATAAGCCCTATCGCCAGTTATAGCTTTACCATCAAACCGCCGTGGTATTATGCCAGGATTGCAAAGATTATTTATGCCCTGCTGTTATTTTCTTTTCTTTCCGGCTTAATTCTTGTCCCTCGCAGCAGGTTTAAAAGAAAAACAGCCGATCTTGTTTCTGAACAGCTGAAAAAGGAAGCAGCACATCAAAAAACAGTAGCGCAGACAGAACAGCAAATCATTGCTTTAAAAAACAAGAACCTCCAAGCAGAAATTAATTACAAAAATAAAGAATTGGCTAGCATCACCATGCATTGGGTACAACGAAGTGAAATGATCAATCAGTTGAAAAGTCAATTGGAGAAATTGGGGAAAAGTGCCAATGAACCCAATATTGTTAAAGAGATTAATCGGCTCATTCGCCTACTTAGCAAAGATGAAGATTTAGACAAGGATTGGGACCAATTCGCGCACCACTTTGACCAGGTTCACAGCAATTTTCTCAAAAGCTTGAAAACAAGATTCCCACAACTTACCAGCAATGACCAAAAATTGTGCGCTTACCTGCGCATGAATCTTTCCACTAAAGAAATTGCTCCATTGATGAATATCTCGATCCGAGGAGTAGAGGTAGGACGATACCGGCTAAGAAAAAAATTAAACCTTGATTCTGGCGTAGATTTAAACCAATTCATGATGGAGATTTAG